Genomic DNA from Candidatus Cloacimonadota bacterium:
ATTGATTGCAAGAATTTTCTCGTCTTCATCCGCCAGCTGGCGGATTGGAAAAGAAATATATTTATATTGATCTGTTAGTGCTTTAAGTGATTCATATTTAATCTTCAACAAAATTTTATAATCAGAATCATTAAAAAATTGTAGCGAATTGCTACTATCACTAAAAAAACACAAATATTTGTTGTAGGAAGTTACATTATCACCGGATAATCCTTTTGATATTTGGGAAATATTAGCAGATTTGTGAATTATTTTTTCGATGGAATTGTTTAGAATCAGTTTATACGTATATGCGATATTTTTATCGGTATCAGTGATTAGCCTTGTGTAAATTTTTGCACTATCACAATTATCTATCTGAAGTTGCGTGGAATTATTTGGGAAAATTAGCTTATACTTAAATATTTTACCCGTATTTTCATTAAAAATTGCATAATCTTGTAGATCTGCGTATTTATGTGTAATTTCTGCATCTAAAGGATGAAAGGTTGATAAACAAATCAGAAAAATCAGTGGCATTAAAAATAGTTTGTTCATAAATTTTCCTCCGTTTTAATTATATCTTTTTCGCTAAATTTTTGCCGTTTATGATCAAACAATATTACCGTTAGAATCAAGATAAACATAATCATTAACGATATGGCTGCCACTGTAATATTATATCTGTCTTCGATGAAAACATTTCCCACACCAGGTTTTGGTAAAGGGACCGGTGCAACAAGCAATTCATTTTCTTTCGCTAATATGGCAATATTTTCAAGATGGATTATTGGGATACCTTTTTGGGCGAAAAGAATCATCGTTCCCTTAGCATGATAATTTTTAACCGGAATATTTTTGTGATATCCTGTCTCAATCAATTCTCCGTTCAATGAGCTCCCCAGACTGGATAATCCTCCCCCCACATTCACATACAATTTTATCTTTTTTGTTTTTTCGGTATTGAAGAACTCCATTTTCTTCTCGACACTTGCCATTAGGCTGTCTTCCTTGATAAGGGGAATATTATTTCGATGAATAGAGTTTTCAAGCAGTTCTCTACCTTGTTTACTCAAACCTCGTCCATTATCTTCTCCACCACCGATGGAAGAGGCAACCGATCTGTATGGAAATATTCCTTCTCGATACAACAAATTTTCCATATCAAGCCAGGTAAATTGGGGGTCAGTAGCTCCGAACATGGAAGCTCCTGGTGAACTAATAATTACCAAGTCCAGTTCAAGAATTTTTGCAGCACTCAAAACAGCAATATTCAAAGCCGGAAATGAGCCGGTGTAACTAACTGCAACAGCATCTCCCTGTTGCAATCCTGTTTTCTTGAAAAATTCAACGATCACAGCAGCAAAATTCGGATTCAGGGATGTAAGTTTAGACTCTAACTTGCCCTCTTCTGTAGTAATTTGTGTATATTTTTCACCGATTAAACCTGTTTTATTCGGGTCGTTGACTTCATCAATAAAGATTCCCTGTTCAATTCGATAATCTTTCAAAATTTTTTCAGCCTTTTCCATTAATACAGCTGCTGCCAATTTTTCTTTATAGTATTTTTGCTTTTGTTTTACCCGGCTGTTATTAGACCATGCAAATAGCATTAACGAAATGATCAATAATGATATCAAACTAAATTTAGATTTTGCACTTGGAATAAACATATTTTACCTCAATTTGTTAAATGATCTTTCCTGAAAAAACCAAAACCATAATAAACCTAACAATTACAGCTGCCATACCCATTATTGTTAAAGTCGGCACGATACCTTGACGATCCATAGAATTTGCAATAAGACCGGGAATGATGTATCCAATTACCTGAGCAGAATAATCTCCGGGTAAATATCCGAACAAACCATACCAACGAACAAGCCAGCCAAGAATAAAACCGGCAAGAACAGAAATCACCATCCTTCGTCGTCCATACATAAAAACCCATATGCCAATTAATTTGACGATTCCATACGCTAAGAAGCTAATCATCAATGTTCCCAAAACTGTCCACGGTTGATGCAAATACATTGCTACATATCCACTAACAACGATTCCGCCGGCAGCAGCGCCGAACGTTTCTAAAAAGAACAAACTAATTATAACTCCAAATCCAATTGAGGCTTCAAACATATTTTATACTCCTAAAATTTATTTGCTTCATACTAAAAAAGTTTAATCACAAAAAAAACGTGAAAAAAATTCATTGCTATTTTTTCCTTTGCCCACTTTTAATCTTATGATGTAGTGATTGTGATTTATAAAGTTTTCCGGTGCTGCTCCTTAAAATAATCAACGATCATCCCACCGTTTCCACCAATATTGCCTATTCCAATCAGTAAAACGGTTTTATCTTCAAGTTGATTTACTTTACTCATAAGCTCGTCTCCTCTTGTCCAGCCCATTTCTTCAATTTTATTTCCATCAATTTTATGTCTCAAAGCAAATGACTTGATGGATGAGGATTCTTCTCCTATTAGAAATAACCTGTCAAAAGCAACATCTGTAAGCATTTGTATCAGCTGTTTGGAGCGATACATCCTATCAGCTCGAGTATTCAGAACTAATCCAAAATGGTCAATATTCGGATGCAAATTTTTGATATAATCAACAATGTATTTTGTTGATTCCGGGTCATTGGCAGCAAATGAATGGACAAAATAAATTATTTTGCCATTAATATTCATATTATATATTCTCGTAGCTCCAATGTCAGGATTCGTCTTTTTCATTGCAGATAAGGCAATTTTCCTATCTATCCCACAATTTTCACATACGTCAAGTGACAGACTTACGTTTTCTTTATGCTCAATAAATGGAAAATCTTCTATGTCTTCGTTTGCAATTTCATTGGGATTACAATAGTGAATTGTTGTATTTCGCTTTTTTGCAATTTTTTCCATCACAGGAAATAATTTTTTTTCACTGGTAAACGCTGTTGAATTTGTGGGAATCGTATTACAAATGGAATAAGTAACGTTTTTCATACCTGGTCCCATCAAGTCAAGGTGATCCAGCCGAATATTAGTTATCACACCCACTTCGGAATGTAACATTTTTTGTTCTGTAATCCACTGATATTCAGGAGTTACCGCCATACACTCAAGCACAAGTACATCAATATTTCTCTTGGAGGCAAATTCAACTATTTTTAATTGCTCTTTAATATTTGCACCAAAAAATCTGGCAATTGGTATTTCATTACCATTTTCCAAAATAATTCGAGGAGCGGAGCCTGTCGTTTTTGCAACTATTTTGAGACCACCAGCACGTAAACCTGAGGCAATTAAACGAGTTACACTTGATTTTCCCCTTGTTCCGTTTACGTGAATGATTTTGGGTATCTGCTTCCTATACCGTTGATGTCTATGATACTCAAAAAGAGAATAGAGAATCAGAGTAGTGAAAAAAATGAATAAAACGAGCATATTTTTTTAAGTCCTTTAAGAAGAAATATTTTAATCAAATTATTTTGAGTAAAAAAATTTTACATAGAAAGTGTTGTCAATGAATTTAAAAACAGGACTATGGTTTGCTTGGAATTTAAACTCACTTTTGGTTGCAAAAAAAAAGGGAAGAATCGTTCGATCCTTCCCAATATGTTTATTTATAATTATGCTTTTGTATCTTCAGGTTTTTGTTCCCGTGTTTTCTTATTGCGTTTTTTAATTCGATCTGATCGAGCAGATTTAATTTTTTTCAAATGTTCTCTAACATATTCATTAATTTCCTGTTCTTCTCTACCAAAGTAATAAGTCTTCACACTAAGAATTAATCTTCGATTTCCTTGATCAACTTCAATCACTTTTACAGGTAATTCATCACCCTTATTAAAGGCAAGTTTTGGTTCTTGCAATCCGGGAATTCCAAGATGAGATGCCGGAATAAATCCTTCAATATTATCTTTTGTAATTACAATTGCACCTTTATTAATTATCTTGTCAACTGCCACAATATGTTCTGAGTTTAATGGCATTTTATCTTCGATCATTTCCCACGGATCATCTTCCAATTGTTTCAATCCAAGTGCAATACGTTGCATCACATTATCGATAGATAGAACAACAGCGGTAATTTCTTGTCCTACTTTTAGAGTTTCTCTCGGATGCATAATTCTTCTCGTCCAAGAAAGATCGGATACGTGGATAAGTCCGTCAATATCATCTTCAACTTCCATAAAGGCACCGAATTCTGTAATATTTTTTATTTTTCCGGTAACTTTGCTACCTACAGGATGCATAATCTCAATGGTTAGCCAGGGATTAGGTTCAATCTGTTTTAGCCCAAGAGAAATTCGATGCTCATCCTTATCAATATCTAAAATAATGGCTTCGACTTCATTACCAAGCTGTAATAATTGTTTGGGGTGGCTAATTTTTTTTGTCCATGACATTTCCGATATATGAATCAAGCCTTCAACACCTTTTTCGAGTTCAACGAAAGCACCAAAATTGGCAAGATTTGTAACTTTTCCTTTTATTTTGGAACCTTCAGGATATTTTATTTCGATATTTTTCCAAGGATGAGGGACTAATTGTTTGAGTCCGAGAGATATTTTTTCCTTATCTTTATCAAAATTCAACACTCGCACCTTAACCTTATCTCCTATTGAAAGCATTTCAGAAGGATGGTCAATATGTCCCCATGACATGTCTGAAATGTGAACAAGTCCGTCCATTCCACCTAAATCGACAAAAACACCATAGTCCATAATGTTTTTAACCACACCATCAACTTCGGAATTTTTTTCTAATTTCTCAACCAACTGATCCTTTTGCTTTTTAATGTCCTTTTGCAAAACGATTTTACGGGAATAAACAAGATTATTTTTTAAACGTTCAAGGCTAATAATTTTAACAACAAGTTCCTTATTAATAAGATGATCAAGGTTGGGAAGAATTTTTAAGGCAACTTGTGAAGCTGGCAAAAATCCCTGAACACCTTTATAAACCGTGATTAAACCTCCTTTA
This window encodes:
- the pgsC gene encoding poly-gamma-glutamate biosynthesis protein PgsC gives rise to the protein MFEASIGFGVIISLFFLETFGAAAGGIVVSGYVAMYLHQPWTVLGTLMISFLAYGIVKLIGIWVFMYGRRRMVISVLAGFILGWLVRWYGLFGYLPGDYSAQVIGYIIPGLIANSMDRQGIVPTLTIMGMAAVIVRFIMVLVFSGKII
- a CDS encoding 30S ribosomal protein S1, which codes for MAVNVNEKEKLNVNQVSEKEDNNKSKITIDEKQDESLIESKNLTQDSPAKEEPSKSKPEDIAESSEESDLEAEQPESDSDEKPAEDSEKKSESNNSALQKEIAMYEKTMESVKVGNIIDGKIIKVDSNEVYVDIGFKAEGIIPLHAFSEEVKVGDIISVYIVSQENKAGRPRLSKKKADIKNTWDELEQLEKDNVSLTVKVIKRVKGGLITVYKGVQGFLPASQVALKILPNLDHLINKELVVKIISLERLKNNLVYSRKIVLQKDIKKQKDQLVEKLEKNSEVDGVVKNIMDYGVFVDLGGMDGLVHISDMSWGHIDHPSEMLSIGDKVKVRVLNFDKDKEKISLGLKQLVPHPWKNIEIKYPEGSKIKGKVTNLANFGAFVELEKGVEGLIHISEMSWTKKISHPKQLLQLGNEVEAIILDIDKDEHRISLGLKQIEPNPWLTIEIMHPVGSKVTGKIKNITEFGAFMEVEDDIDGLIHVSDLSWTRRIMHPRETLKVGQEITAVVLSIDNVMQRIALGLKQLEDDPWEMIEDKMPLNSEHIVAVDKIINKGAIVITKDNIEGFIPASHLGIPGLQEPKLAFNKGDELPVKVIEVDQGNRRLILSVKTYYFGREEQEINEYVREHLKKIKSARSDRIKKRNKKTREQKPEDTKA
- the pgsW gene encoding poly-gamma-glutamate system protein; translated protein: MFIPSAKSKFSLISLLIISLMLFAWSNNSRVKQKQKYYKEKLAAAVLMEKAEKILKDYRIEQGIFIDEVNDPNKTGLIGEKYTQITTEEGKLESKLTSLNPNFAAVIVEFFKKTGLQQGDAVAVSYTGSFPALNIAVLSAAKILELDLVIISSPGASMFGATDPQFTWLDMENLLYREGIFPYRSVASSIGGGEDNGRGLSKQGRELLENSIHRNNIPLIKEDSLMASVEKKMEFFNTEKTKKIKLYVNVGGGLSSLGSSLNGELIETGYHKNIPVKNYHAKGTMILFAQKGIPIIHLENIAILAKENELLVAPVPLPKPGVGNVFIEDRYNITVAAISLMIMFILILTVILFDHKRQKFSEKDIIKTEENL
- the pgsB gene encoding poly-gamma-glutamate synthase PgsB; the encoded protein is MLVLFIFFTTLILYSLFEYHRHQRYRKQIPKIIHVNGTRGKSSVTRLIASGLRAGGLKIVAKTTGSAPRIILENGNEIPIARFFGANIKEQLKIVEFASKRNIDVLVLECMAVTPEYQWITEQKMLHSEVGVITNIRLDHLDLMGPGMKNVTYSICNTIPTNSTAFTSEKKLFPVMEKIAKKRNTTIHYCNPNEIANEDIEDFPFIEHKENVSLSLDVCENCGIDRKIALSAMKKTNPDIGATRIYNMNINGKIIYFVHSFAANDPESTKYIVDYIKNLHPNIDHFGLVLNTRADRMYRSKQLIQMLTDVAFDRLFLIGEESSSIKSFALRHKIDGNKIEEMGWTRGDELMSKVNQLEDKTVLLIGIGNIGGNGGMIVDYFKEQHRKTL